A genomic window from Candidatus Kouleothrix ribensis includes:
- a CDS encoding oxidoreductase encodes MPAITIFEALGGAEGVLRLARAWHEQVLADEIVVHAFSHGFDPHHTERLAAYWGEAWGGPPSYSEQYGSESSVVRIHSGNGLHEEMDGHAIECFARAMHDIRLRDPLLRQVLHDYFTWATTTTLSRYPENADDVPEDLRIPQWSWDGVQG; translated from the coding sequence ATGCCAGCTATCACCATATTCGAAGCCCTTGGAGGTGCCGAAGGTGTTCTTCGTCTAGCCCGCGCGTGGCACGAACAGGTCCTGGCCGACGAGATTGTTGTGCATGCCTTCAGCCATGGTTTCGACCCACACCACACCGAGCGGCTTGCAGCCTATTGGGGCGAAGCCTGGGGCGGTCCGCCAAGCTACAGCGAACAGTACGGCAGCGAGTCATCGGTGGTTCGGATACATAGCGGCAATGGACTGCACGAAGAGATGGACGGCCACGCAATCGAGTGCTTCGCCCGTGCGATGCATGACATCAGGCTCCGCGATCCGCTGCTCCGGCAAGTGCTCCACGACTATTTCACGTGGGCCACGACCACGACACTGTCACGATACCCTGAGAACGCCGATGATGTACCCGAGGACTTACGCATCCCACAGTGGTCCTGGGACGGCGTGCAAGGGTGA
- a CDS encoding IS66 family transposase, with product MDDLPQRLGIPDADWARTPTSVQAVVRALVQVVQDQQLQLHAALEQIATLQQRVADLEARLKSHSQNSSKPPSSDPPSAPPRPARVARGRQTGGQKGHPRHERPDPEPDHIDAVRDHFPAQCPQCQTDLADRQHDACAPQVQFVWELPEIRPFITAHTYHTVCCPDCGDLVTAERPPDVPPGAFGARAAAGVALLHGNYHLSHRAVTRLFADFFGFPISLGGVVDLQQVASAALAPVYQAIRAVVVQQDRANLDETGWKEGGRRCWLWTMVTARATAFLIHSSRAGPALRQLIGAEFAGITTSDRHRPYLALDPARHQLCWSHLLRNFQALVDRGGRPAIWGADLLALSALIFALWHRYRDGQIDRATPQQPWRPSKRACRYCCWWLARAVPMRPKGCVPSCSPTKRPSGRSCGRSGSNRPITSPNGRCAARCCGGRAVSARRATPVAALWSASSASARPAVNSNATS from the coding sequence ATGGATGACCTGCCGCAGCGATTGGGAATCCCCGACGCCGATTGGGCGCGCACACCGACGAGCGTCCAGGCCGTGGTGCGAGCGCTCGTGCAGGTCGTGCAGGATCAGCAGCTTCAGCTTCACGCCGCGCTGGAGCAGATCGCTACGCTCCAGCAGCGTGTGGCGGACCTGGAAGCGCGCCTGAAGTCGCACTCGCAGAACTCGTCCAAGCCCCCATCCTCCGACCCACCCTCGGCTCCGCCGCGGCCAGCGCGCGTAGCACGTGGTCGGCAGACGGGTGGGCAGAAGGGCCATCCGCGCCACGAGCGACCGGACCCTGAACCCGACCACATCGATGCTGTCCGCGACCACTTCCCGGCGCAATGTCCGCAGTGCCAGACCGACCTTGCCGACCGGCAGCACGACGCCTGCGCGCCCCAGGTCCAGTTCGTTTGGGAGCTGCCAGAGATACGGCCGTTCATCACCGCCCACACCTATCACACCGTCTGTTGTCCCGACTGTGGTGACCTCGTCACGGCCGAGCGCCCGCCGGATGTGCCGCCAGGCGCCTTTGGCGCACGCGCCGCCGCTGGTGTCGCCCTCCTGCACGGCAACTATCACTTGAGCCATCGCGCGGTCACACGGCTGTTCGCCGACTTCTTCGGCTTTCCGATCAGTCTCGGCGGTGTGGTGGATCTCCAGCAGGTCGCGAGCGCAGCGCTCGCCCCGGTGTATCAGGCCATCCGGGCCGTCGTGGTGCAGCAGGACCGTGCCAACCTCGACGAGACCGGCTGGAAGGAAGGCGGCCGCCGTTGCTGGCTGTGGACGATGGTGACCGCGCGGGCGACCGCCTTCCTGATCCATTCCAGTCGTGCCGGTCCGGCGCTCCGGCAACTCATCGGGGCGGAGTTCGCGGGTATCACCACCTCGGATCGCCATCGGCCGTACTTGGCGCTCGACCCGGCCCGCCACCAACTGTGCTGGAGTCACCTCCTCCGCAACTTCCAGGCGCTGGTCGACCGCGGCGGTCGGCCGGCGATCTGGGGCGCAGACTTGCTGGCACTGAGCGCGCTCATCTTCGCGCTCTGGCATCGCTACCGCGACGGTCAGATCGACCGCGCCACACCCCAGCAGCCATGGCGCCCATCCAAGCGAGCATGCAGATATTGCTGTTGGTGGCTGGCTCGCGCCGTGCCGATGCGCCCGAAGGGCTGTGTGCCGAGTTGCTCTCCCACGAAGCGGCCCTCTGGACGTTCGTGCGGGAGGAGCGGCTCGAACCGACCAATAACGTCGCCGAACGGGCGCTGCGCAGCCCGGTGCTGTGGCGGAAGGGCTGTTTCGGCACGCAGAGCGACGCCGGTAGCCGCTTTGTGGAGCGCATCCTCAGCGTCAGCGCGACCTGCCGTCAACAGCAACGCCACCTCCTGA